The Arvicola amphibius chromosome 11, mArvAmp1.2, whole genome shotgun sequence genome has a segment encoding these proteins:
- the Hemgn gene encoding hemogen: MDMGKDESHLKRLQTPEPHPRRARAPEVIGTWRLRNREQLRKRKAEVQEKQTSQWLLGEQKKRKCQRTGKGNSRGQKRQRSTKVQAEKQRMREISAEEEMERPVSPVTEVPPLVACPREAVPAQHCAEVCQERAIQNHSQAYKHRAKPEDLSPSMCQEMTVLQHSSKMCQDTAEPEVLSPEMWRETAVPQDHSSKAPQDMVGTEAPSPKMCQETVLPQNHSFKAPQDMAGPEAPSPKICQETAVPQNHSFKAPQDMAGPEALSPKMCQEPAALQEHTLKMSQDVTRPEALSPKTHQEVAVVPWTTRRDAAGPGCSPAVLPQSDAPEGCPLDACPNTVTPEKTACQADQGLAVTGGCFPETRERSASEDVSIKTCQGGAEPEFISHEISKLTEPTVSSPETIQDSPGPQEFSPEACHEMPGPEDLSIKTCEKRDGPKDCLPEQTQEAGGAQGQDPHAYQDSDGAYPFSQEMKEKAKADQDPETPSSPQGPQGNCSEDDPDSYVLF, translated from the exons AAGTCATTGGAACTTGGCGTTTGAGGAACAGAGAGCAACTCAGGAAGAGGAAAGCCGAAGTGCAGGAGAAGCAGACGTCGCAATGGCTCCTTGG agaacagaaaaaaCGCAAGTGtcaaagaacaggaaaaggaaattcaagaggccaaaagagacaaagaagcacAAAGGTGCAGGCAGAAAAGCAAAGGATGCGGGAAATATCTGCTGAGGAAGAAATGGAGCGCCCTGTAAGCCCTGTGACTGAAGTCCCCCCACTGGTGGCATGCCCCCGAGAAGCTGTGCCTGCACAGCACTGTGCTGAAGTGTGCCAGGAGAGAGCAATACAGAATCATTCTCAAGCATACAAACACAGGGCCAAACCGGAAGACCTCTCTCCTAGCATGTGCCAAGAAATGACTGTACTTCAACATTCTTCTAAAATGTGCCAAGACACGGCTGAACCCGAGGTGCTCTCTCCTGAAATGTGGCGGGAAACAGCTGTGCCCCAAGACCATTCTTCAAAAGCACCCCAAGATATGGTTGGAACTGAGGCACCCTCTCCTAAAATGTGCCAGGAAACAGTTCTGCCCCAAAACCATTCTTTCAAAGCACCCCAAGATATGGCTGGACCTGAGGCGCCCTCTCCTAAAATATGCCAGGAAACAGCTGTGCCCCAAAACCATTCTTTCAAAGCACCCCAAGATATGGCTGGACCTGAGGCGCTCTCTCCTAAAATGTGCCAGGAACCAGCTGCGCTTCAAGAACATACTTTGAAAATGTCCCAAGATGTGACCAGACCTGAAGCCCTCTCTCCTAAAACACATCAAGAGGTGGCCGTTGTTCCCTGGACAACACGTAGAGATGCTGCTGGCCCAGGATGCTCTCCAGCAGTGCTCCCCCAGTCAGATGCGCCTGAAGGCTGCCCACTTGACGCATGCCCCAACACAGTCACACCAGAGAAAACCGCTTGCCAAGCAGATCAGGGCTTGGCTGTGACTGGAGGCTGCTTTCCTGAAACACGAGAACGCAGTGCGTCTGAAGACGTTTCTATAAAAACATGCCAAGGAGGAGCGGAACCTGAATTCATTTCTCATGAGATCTCCAAACTCACTGAGCCTACAGTCTCCTCTCCTGAAACAATCCAAGACTCACCTGGGCCTCAAGAGTTTTCACCTGAAGCCTGCCATGAAATGCCTGGGCCAGAGGACCTCTCTATCAAGACCTGTGAGAAAAGGGATGGGCCTAAAGACTGCCTTCCAGAACAAACCCAGGAAGCAGGTGGGGCCCAAGGACAGGACCCTCATGCTTACCAGGACAGTGATGGTGCTTATCCTTTCTCTCAAG aaatgaaggaaaaagccAAAGCAGATCAAGATCCAGAAACACCATCAAGTCCACAGGGTCCACAAGGGAACTGTTCAGAAGACGACCCCGATAGCTATGTTCTGTTTTAA